The Rhizobium sp. BT03 genomic sequence CATTATGACGGCACGCAGCTGACGCGCCGGCGCCTGCTCGGGCTGCTCGCCGAGATCGAGACAAGGCTGCCGGCAGCACAGGATGTCAAGGTGCCGAGCCGTATCGTGCACTTGCCACTGTCGTGGAACGATCCGGACGCGGCGCTTGCCATGCGCAAGTATCAGGAGCTCGTCCGCCCAAATGCGCCCTGGTGCCCCGATAACATCGAGTTCATCCGCCGGATCAACGGTCTTCCCGACGAGCAGGCCGTCCGTAATATCGTCTTCGATGCGAGCTACTTCGTTCTCGGTCTCGGCGACGTCTATCTCGGCGCTCCGGTTGCGACCCCGATCGACCCGCGCCATCGTCTCGTCACGACCAAATACAATCCCGCCCGCACCTGGACACCGGAAAATGCGGTGGGTATCGGCGGGGCCTATATGTGCATCTACGGCATGGAAGGACCGGGCGGCTATCAGCTCTTCGGCCGGACCATCCAGGTCTGGAACACGTGGCGGGAAACGCCGGCCTTCGCCAAAGGCAAGCCCTGGCTCCTGAACTTCTTCGACCAGATCCGTTTCTTTCCGGTCAGCAATCAGGAGCTGACGGAGGCGCGCGCCGCCTTCCCGCATGGCGGCTATCCTGTCAGGATCGAAGAGACGGAGTTCTCCTATGCCGCCTATGATGAGGAGCTGCAGGCGAATGCGGCATCCATCGGCCGCTTCAAGGCGACGCAGCAGGCGGCCTTCGATGCCGAGCGCCAGCACTGGAAGGAAGCCGGGCTCGACAGCTTCGTCGCCGATGAAGGCACGAGCGAGAATCCGGACGCGGATATTCCCGACGGATGCTTCGGCGTTGCCAGCGCCGTGCCCGGCAATATCTGGAAATTGCTGGTCGAGCCGGGCGCCCCGGTTGCGGCCGGCGACACGCTTGCCATCATCGAATCGATGAAAATGGAAATCAACGTCACCGCCCATGCGGCAGGCCGCGTCCGCGACCTGCGCGCCGGGCCGGGGAGAAACGTCAAAGCCGGCGATATCATCGTCGTCCTGGAGGAATGCTGAACATGCTGCCGACCATTCTCGATCTCTTAAGCCTTCGTGCTGCCTATCGCTCCGGCCTGACGCCGCTCGACATCGTCGAAGAGGTGATCGCCCGCCGCGCCGCCTCGGAAGATCCGGCAATCTTCATTACCCCGGTGCCGGACGACGAGTTGCGCTCTGCCGCCAAAGCGCTGATGGCGCGTGCGCCTCAGGCAAACAGCCTGCCGCTCTGGGGCGTGCCCTTCGCGGTGAAGGACAATATCGATGCCGCCGGCCTGCCGACGACCGCCGCATGCCCAGCCTATGAATATCGGCCGGATGTCGATTCCACCGTCGTTGCCAGATTGAAGGCAGCCGGCGCCATCGTGATCGGCAAAACCAATCTCGACCAGTTCGCGACCGGCCTCAACGGCACGCGCTCGCCCTATGGGGCGCCACGTTCGGTCTTCGATAAGGCCTATATATCCGGCGGCTCGAGCTCGGGATCCGCGGTCACGGTTGCCTCCGGCCTCGCCGCCTTTGCGCTCGGCACGGATACGGCAGGCTCCGGCCGCGTGCCGGCGGCGCTCAACAATCTGGTCGGCATCAAGCCGACGCCGGGGCTTCTTCCGAATACCGGCGCCATTCCGGCCTGCAGGAGTGTCGACTGCATCACGATCTTCGCGACGACCGTCGGCGACGGCATTGCGATCCGCAAGGTTGCCGAAGGGTTTGACGCTGCCGATTCTTTCTCGCGTCGAGCCACGCCGGCGACGCTGCCGGTGTCGGGGTTGCGCATCGGCGTCCTGACCGGCGCGGAACGGGAATTCTTCGGCGATAAGGAGGTGGAGGCGCTTTACGACCAGGCGATCGAGCGGGCCAGAGCGCTCGGCGCGACCATCGTGGCTTTCGACTACGCGCCCTTCCGCGAGGCCGCCGCCCTGCTTTACGACGGGCCGTGGGTCGCCGAACGCCTGGCGGCGGTCGAGGACTTCCTCGCCACGAATGCGGCCGATTTCGACCCGACGGTGCGGGGGATTATCGAGGGCGCCAGGGGCAAATCAGCGGTCGACGCCTTCAATGGCCGATATCGGCTGGAAGAACTGCGCCGGAAAACCGAGGCCGAGTGGGAAAAGGCAGACGTGCTTCTGCTGCCGACCGCGCCGACCACCTACACGGTCGCAGACATGCAGGCCGATCCCGTCGTGCTGAACGGCCGTCTCGGCCGCTACACCAATTTCGTCAACCTGCTCGATTGCGCGGCGATCGCCGTTCCGGCCGGCTTCGGAAAGGGCGGCTTGCCGGGCGGCGTGACAGTGATCGCGCCTGCTTTCACCGACGATGCGCTGGCGC encodes the following:
- the atzF gene encoding allophanate hydrolase, which gives rise to MLPTILDLLSLRAAYRSGLTPLDIVEEVIARRAASEDPAIFITPVPDDELRSAAKALMARAPQANSLPLWGVPFAVKDNIDAAGLPTTAACPAYEYRPDVDSTVVARLKAAGAIVIGKTNLDQFATGLNGTRSPYGAPRSVFDKAYISGGSSSGSAVTVASGLAAFALGTDTAGSGRVPAALNNLVGIKPTPGLLPNTGAIPACRSVDCITIFATTVGDGIAIRKVAEGFDAADSFSRRATPATLPVSGLRIGVLTGAEREFFGDKEVEALYDQAIERARALGATIVAFDYAPFREAAALLYDGPWVAERLAAVEDFLATNAADFDPTVRGIIEGARGKSAVDAFNGRYRLEELRRKTEAEWEKADVLLLPTAPTTYTVADMQADPVVLNGRLGRYTNFVNLLDCAAIAVPAGFGKGGLPGGVTVIAPAFTDDALAPLADALHRAAASGMGIDRQAAIPEASRVAAVDDGFVEIVVVGAHLTGMPLNHELTGVGARLVKTCSTSGEYRLFVLPDTVPPKPGLIREPGHKGAGLEVEVWALPADAFGRFVQKIPAPLGIGKVVLDDGTSVSGFLCEAHAVNGAEDITSLGGWRSYISARLAS